A region from the Acomys russatus chromosome 24, mAcoRus1.1, whole genome shotgun sequence genome encodes:
- the LOC127207039 gene encoding uncharacterized protein LOC127207039 — MLQGGQEHRDTMVTMQLLLLTVVLTLPSVEEVTLRNPQYVATVDMLLGKWFITRWAGNMPIPAKKKLSPLPPFIFAKNILGKLEFRMNISKPIGCVEFKIYLDDVKYKPSHFYIWPNHNILIYFLGGADAAIAIHVSTINRQLYRMTMLMGRMMAPRRTVLLDFEDLVENLGLNRTDIINPRCDDSCELSRGTLRMEEVPQSLHRNFALTPLN, encoded by the exons ATGCTGCAAGGAGGCCAGGAGCACAGAGACACCATGGTGACCATGCAGCTGCTCTTGCTGACTGTGGTTCTGACCCTGCCCTCTGTGGAGGAAGTAACCCTCAGGAATCCTCAATATGTTGCCACTGTTGACATG CTTCTAGGAAAATGGTTCATAACCCGTTGGGCAGGAAACATGCCTATCCCTGCAAAGAAGAAGTTAAGCCCGTTGCCTCCCTTCATCTTCGCCAAAAACATCCTTGGCAAATTGGAGTTTAGGATGAACATCTC AAAACCCATCGGATGTGTTGAGTTCAAGATATATCTGGACGATGTGAAATACAAACCCAGTCACTTCTACATCT GGCCAAAccacaatattttaatttatttccttgGCGGGGCAGACGCTGCTATTGCTATCCATGTGAGCACAATCAACAGGCAATTGTATCGGATGACAATGCTCATGG GGCGCATGATGGCTCCAAGACGAACAGTGCTATTGGATTTTGAAGATCTTGTGGAGAACCTAGGGCTGAACAGAACAGACATCATCAACCCTAGATGTGATG ATTCCTGTGAGTTGTCCAGAGGAACTTTACGCATGGAAGAGGTGCCACAGAGTCTGCACAGGAACTTTGCTCTGACACCTTTGAACTAA